A section of the Spirosoma pollinicola genome encodes:
- a CDS encoding DEAD/DEAH box helicase, with the protein MNYLKATPVQEMAIPVILAGKDLIASAQTGTGKTAAYLIPLLDKISHTDHDHTSTLILVPTRELAKQIDEQVEGFGYFVQANSIAIYGGGKGDDWDKQRKALETGADIIIATPGRLIAHMQLGYVKFDKIDYLVLDEADKMLDMGFSDDIMNIVEKIPVKRQTLLFSATMPNKIREFSKKLLTEPEEIRLAVSKPAAGIDQQFYLAFDNQKLPLLAHLIKNSTKPVQSMVLFTSRKSEVNSIVRALSKLGYDSRGISSDLEQDDREVVLRDFKNKVFPILVATDVLSRGIDIDNLTHVVNYDIPRDAEDYVHRIGRTARAATTGTAITFISDQDQNRIVNIEKLIEREVDKQSITEELGMGKSPVFDPKRFSGLRGKGGSRGSGGSGRSGRDGGGRGDGGRGNGSRGDGRHSDGKRGDSPRGDNRGQRRDGQTAPAPVERLPSTEAKNGSLETPVNGASETLAQVRPAVDGQLSDKPKRRKKRRRGPKGEVPGDAASQPKQQADSVPVSDEK; encoded by the coding sequence ATGAACTACTTAAAAGCCACTCCCGTACAGGAGATGGCCATTCCCGTCATTCTGGCCGGAAAAGACCTCATCGCCAGTGCTCAAACCGGTACCGGCAAAACGGCGGCTTACCTTATCCCGCTGCTCGATAAAATCTCCCATACCGACCACGATCATACCAGTACCCTCATTCTGGTGCCAACCCGCGAGCTGGCCAAACAGATTGACGAGCAGGTGGAAGGTTTTGGGTATTTTGTTCAGGCCAACAGCATCGCTATCTACGGCGGGGGCAAAGGCGACGATTGGGACAAGCAACGCAAAGCCCTCGAAACCGGTGCCGACATTATTATCGCCACACCGGGACGACTCATTGCTCATATGCAACTGGGCTATGTCAAATTCGATAAAATAGACTATCTGGTGCTCGATGAGGCCGACAAAATGCTCGACATGGGTTTTTCGGACGACATCATGAATATAGTTGAGAAGATTCCGGTCAAACGGCAAACGTTGCTTTTCTCGGCGACGATGCCCAACAAAATCCGGGAGTTCTCGAAGAAATTGCTGACCGAACCCGAAGAAATCAGGCTGGCCGTGTCGAAACCAGCCGCCGGTATTGATCAGCAATTTTACCTGGCCTTCGACAATCAAAAACTGCCGTTACTGGCACATCTGATCAAAAACAGTACGAAACCTGTGCAGAGCATGGTGTTGTTCACATCCCGCAAGTCGGAAGTGAATAGTATCGTTCGGGCCTTGAGCAAACTTGGTTACGATTCGCGGGGTATTAGCTCTGATCTTGAACAGGATGACCGTGAAGTAGTACTGCGCGATTTCAAAAACAAAGTTTTCCCAATCTTGGTCGCTACCGATGTTCTATCACGAGGTATCGACATTGACAACCTGACGCACGTTGTCAACTACGACATCCCGCGCGACGCCGAAGATTATGTTCACCGGATTGGCCGTACCGCACGGGCCGCCACCACCGGAACCGCCATTACCTTCATCAGCGATCAGGATCAAAACCGAATCGTCAACATCGAAAAACTCATTGAGCGCGAAGTTGATAAACAGTCGATCACCGAAGAGTTAGGCATGGGCAAATCGCCGGTGTTCGACCCCAAACGGTTCAGCGGCCTTCGGGGCAAAGGAGGCTCTCGTGGAAGCGGTGGGTCTGGCCGGAGCGGACGCGACGGTGGCGGCCGTGGAGATGGTGGCCGTGGAAACGGCTCTCGTGGAGACGGACGTCATAGTGATGGGAAACGCGGGGATAGCCCCCGTGGAGACAATCGAGGTCAGCGTAGGGATGGTCAAACGGCTCCTGCGCCAGTCGAGCGGTTGCCGAGCACAGAGGCCAAAAATGGTAGTCTGGAAACACCCGTAAATGGGGCATCAGAAACATTGGCACAAGTTCGCCCTGCTGTGGACGGACAACTCTCCGATAAACCAAAACGTCGCAAAAAGCGTCGTCGCGGGCCTAAAGGCGAAGTGCCGGGCGATGCTGCCTCCCAACCGAAACAACAGGCCGATTCTGTGCCAGTTAGTGACGAAAAATGA
- a CDS encoding SMP-30/gluconolactonase/LRE family protein — translation MYQRIAFKTLCLGWFLSGAALAQTEQTYATIGEVVRNDAKLNQLIPPDAKIEIIAAGFGHLEGPVWVKSRVADSSGYLLVNDTKAQTTYKWSPQTGLSKYIEHTGYTGHLPYSEEPGSNGMTIDRQGRLIVCDHGDRRIAALPLAGKGGKRTLTDAYQGKRYNSPNDVVAHPNGSLYFTDPPYGLPLKDKDPTRETTVNGVYRLEPNGTVTLLIRDITYPNGLSFSPGKGNLLYVVQSDSLNQKIMTYPVKDDGTVEKGRLFFDASTLPKFRPKEVIDGIKVDSEGNCWVAGPGGVLVISPASKLLGRIDTGEVISNLAWGDDGTTLYLASSMFLCRIKTNVKGILAGK, via the coding sequence ATGTATCAACGAATTGCATTTAAAACACTTTGTCTGGGATGGTTTTTGTCGGGTGCGGCACTTGCTCAAACAGAGCAGACATACGCAACTATCGGCGAAGTTGTTCGTAACGATGCCAAACTCAACCAGTTGATTCCGCCTGATGCGAAAATCGAGATTATCGCTGCCGGTTTCGGACATTTGGAAGGGCCGGTTTGGGTGAAAAGCCGGGTTGCCGATTCGAGTGGGTATTTGCTGGTTAACGACACAAAAGCCCAAACGACCTACAAATGGTCACCGCAAACTGGCTTGTCAAAATATATTGAGCATACTGGGTATACGGGTCACTTGCCGTATAGCGAAGAACCTGGCAGTAATGGTATGACCATTGACCGGCAGGGGCGACTAATCGTATGCGATCACGGCGACCGACGTATTGCTGCCTTGCCGCTGGCAGGAAAAGGCGGCAAACGCACGCTGACCGATGCCTATCAGGGTAAACGATACAACAGTCCAAACGATGTAGTAGCCCACCCAAATGGAAGTTTGTATTTCACTGATCCGCCCTACGGGTTACCCCTTAAAGACAAGGACCCAACCCGCGAAACGACGGTGAATGGGGTGTACCGACTGGAACCCAACGGAACCGTAACCTTGCTCATTAGGGATATAACTTACCCAAATGGGTTGTCTTTCTCGCCCGGAAAGGGCAATCTACTGTATGTCGTGCAATCGGATTCGCTAAACCAAAAGATTATGACGTATCCAGTGAAGGACGATGGAACGGTGGAGAAAGGGCGCCTTTTTTTCGATGCGTCGACGTTGCCTAAATTTCGTCCAAAGGAAGTGATAGACGGTATTAAGGTAGATAGCGAAGGCAACTGCTGGGTGGCCGGTCCGGGTGGCGTATTGGTTATATCGCCAGCAAGTAAACTTCTTGGGCGCATCGATACAGGTGAAGTGATATCAAATCTGGCCTGGGGCGACGATGGTACTACGCTCTATCTGGCTTCAAGCATGTTTCTGTGTCGGATAAAAACAAATGTCAAGGGCATACTTGCCGGTAAGTAA
- a CDS encoding helix-turn-helix domain-containing protein has translation MDTLLRFETINDYNVFNNNETLHPLVSVVDLSKAAPRQGSRMYFGFYAIFLKDVNCGDLVYGRHTYDYQEGTLVFMAPGQVVGVNNNGETYLPKGYALVFHPDLIHGTSLGRHIQEYTFFGYQSYEALHLSNRERQIVLDCFSKIEYELEHAIDKHSKKLIVATLELFLGYCTRFYDRQFITRENVHKSALERFETLLNDYFLTDKPQAIGLPTVTYCAGELNLSANYFGDLVKKATGKTAQEYIQAKVIDLAKERIFDQSKSVSQIAYDLGFKYPQHFMRLFKQRVG, from the coding sequence ATGGATACCTTGCTTCGATTTGAGACAATCAATGACTACAACGTCTTTAATAATAACGAAACACTGCACCCGCTGGTTAGCGTCGTCGATCTGTCAAAGGCGGCTCCCCGACAGGGCTCCCGAATGTACTTCGGCTTTTACGCCATTTTTTTAAAAGATGTCAACTGCGGAGATCTGGTTTATGGTCGGCATACCTACGATTATCAGGAAGGTACGCTGGTGTTTATGGCACCGGGACAGGTGGTTGGTGTGAATAATAATGGAGAAACCTATCTGCCTAAAGGCTATGCACTTGTCTTTCATCCGGATCTGATCCACGGTACATCCCTGGGGCGGCATATTCAGGAATATACCTTCTTTGGCTACCAATCCTATGAAGCGTTGCATTTATCGAACCGGGAACGGCAAATCGTACTGGATTGCTTTTCTAAAATCGAGTACGAATTAGAGCATGCTATCGACAAGCACTCTAAAAAGCTGATTGTCGCTACGCTTGAGCTCTTTCTGGGGTACTGCACCCGGTTTTACGATCGACAATTTATTACCCGGGAAAATGTGCACAAAAGCGCGCTGGAACGGTTCGAGACGCTACTGAACGACTATTTTCTGACCGACAAACCGCAAGCTATAGGTTTGCCAACGGTCACCTACTGCGCGGGTGAACTGAATTTGTCGGCCAACTATTTTGGTGATCTGGTGAAGAAAGCAACCGGTAAAACAGCTCAGGAATATATCCAGGCGAAGGTGATTGATCTGGCCAAAGAACGCATATTTGACCAAAGCAAATCGGTGAGTCAAATCGCCTATGACTTAGGCTTTAAGTACCCTCAGCATTTCATGCGCTTGTTTAAACAACGCGTTGGCTAA
- a CDS encoding TonB-dependent receptor gives MLNRLLPTVLFLGFLSPAILFAQTSTPSLEDTLQLNEVVVRGYATNRRLLETPASVGLLTRRDLNQRFGTPTLVPALNTLPGVRADERSPGSYRLAIRGSAIRSPFGVRNIKTYWNELPLTDAGGNTPLNALDVRALGRIEVIKGPSGSLYGAGTGGTILFSGLGVPAGKTSVEVSALGGSYGLYGNGIAIQTGKNNSAISLNYNHLQSDGYRDQSAVVRDNLSLIGSFSVSPKRTISVLALYSDLHYQTPGGLNEAQFKANPRASRLATATLPSSAAQQAGIYQKVGYLGFSHEYRWNDRIQNTTVIYGSTTDFANPFITNYEKRADQGLGGRTITQIRFPNGPLPTVVTVGAEYLRNFTVDRNFGNRGGTADTIQTDEELTARQSTVFLQTETELPAHFRLTAGLSRNDVRYGFTRFPTRAAGALPATLLARDFAPVWLPRVALLRTFGQNVSAFVSISTGYSAPSSQEVRPSAGGFNTTLNPERGTSYEVGVRGSALHSRLRFDVAVYQFQLRETIVRRSDAAGAEFFVNAGRTDQRGLEAQFSYDFVLPSSRSTVSLLRLWNSLTLTNYRFRDYLQGTVDLSNNKVPGVAPTTNVTGIDAETNVGLYAHVTYSFLKEFPLNDANTFLSDPTQLLQATLGFRHALGKNWAIDVYASGDNLLNRTYSLGYDLNAVGNRYFNAAPARNGVGGVRLSVKW, from the coding sequence ATGCTCAATCGTTTACTCCCAACAGTACTATTTCTCGGTTTCCTTTCTCCTGCAATACTCTTTGCCCAAACGTCAACGCCATCGCTGGAGGACACGCTCCAGCTTAATGAAGTTGTTGTTCGGGGATACGCTACCAACCGGCGATTGCTGGAAACACCGGCTTCGGTGGGTCTGCTCACACGCCGGGATTTGAACCAGCGGTTTGGCACACCTACGCTCGTGCCCGCACTGAACACTCTGCCGGGCGTTCGGGCCGACGAGCGGTCGCCGGGGAGTTACCGGCTGGCGATTCGGGGCAGTGCCATCCGGTCGCCGTTTGGTGTTCGCAATATCAAGACCTACTGGAATGAACTTCCGCTTACCGATGCGGGCGGCAACACGCCCCTCAACGCACTGGATGTGCGGGCTCTAGGCCGAATCGAAGTGATCAAAGGGCCATCAGGAAGTTTGTACGGAGCCGGAACCGGCGGCACCATTCTGTTTAGCGGACTGGGTGTACCGGCTGGTAAGACGAGCGTTGAAGTTTCTGCTTTAGGCGGCAGCTATGGTCTGTATGGCAATGGCATTGCGATACAGACCGGCAAAAACAACTCGGCCATATCGCTTAACTACAATCACTTACAGTCTGATGGATACCGTGACCAGAGCGCCGTTGTTCGGGATAACCTCAGCCTGATCGGCTCGTTTAGCGTTAGCCCAAAACGAACGATCTCTGTGCTGGCCTTATATTCAGACCTGCATTATCAAACGCCCGGTGGTCTCAACGAAGCCCAGTTCAAAGCCAATCCGCGTGCGTCGCGTCTGGCCACGGCTACCCTGCCCAGCAGTGCAGCCCAGCAGGCGGGCATCTACCAGAAAGTCGGTTATCTCGGCTTTTCGCATGAATACCGCTGGAACGACCGTATCCAGAACACAACCGTTATCTATGGTTCCACAACCGACTTTGCAAACCCATTTATCACCAACTACGAAAAACGCGCCGATCAGGGGCTTGGTGGCCGAACAATTACCCAAATTCGTTTTCCTAATGGCCCGTTGCCTACGGTCGTGACAGTGGGGGCTGAATACCTGCGAAACTTTACCGTTGACCGAAATTTTGGTAACCGGGGAGGTACGGCAGATACTATCCAGACCGACGAAGAGCTAACGGCACGGCAGTCGACCGTTTTTCTACAGACCGAAACCGAGTTGCCCGCTCATTTCCGTTTAACGGCAGGCTTAAGCCGGAATGATGTCCGTTACGGGTTTACCCGCTTCCCAACACGAGCTGCGGGTGCGCTTCCCGCCACGCTTCTGGCTAGAGATTTCGCTCCTGTCTGGCTACCACGCGTCGCTTTGTTGCGCACCTTCGGCCAGAATGTGTCGGCATTTGTGAGCATCAGCACGGGGTACTCAGCCCCATCGAGTCAGGAAGTTCGCCCCTCGGCAGGGGGCTTCAATACAACGCTCAACCCCGAGCGGGGAACGAGCTATGAAGTGGGGGTTCGGGGTTCGGCACTGCACAGTCGACTCCGGTTCGATGTGGCCGTGTATCAGTTTCAACTGCGCGAAACCATTGTTCGGCGGTCAGATGCGGCTGGTGCCGAATTCTTCGTCAATGCGGGCCGAACCGATCAGCGGGGTCTGGAAGCACAGTTCAGTTATGATTTCGTTCTTCCATCGTCACGCTCTACCGTTTCGTTACTACGGCTCTGGAATAGCCTGACACTCACCAATTACCGGTTCCGGGACTACCTGCAAGGCACTGTCGACCTGTCAAACAATAAGGTTCCGGGTGTAGCGCCAACTACCAACGTGACCGGTATCGACGCCGAAACAAACGTGGGCCTTTATGCGCACGTGACCTATTCATTTCTGAAAGAGTTTCCGCTAAACGATGCCAACACTTTTTTGTCTGACCCAACCCAATTGCTCCAGGCAACTCTGGGCTTCCGGCACGCACTCGGCAAAAACTGGGCAATCGACGTGTATGCCAGTGGCGACAATCTCCTGAACAGAACGTACTCGCTGGGATATGACCTGAACGCTGTCGGGAATCGCTATTTCAATGCGGCACCGGCAAGAAACGGCGTCGGTGGCGTTCGATTAAGTGTGAAATGGTGA
- a CDS encoding xanthine dehydrogenase family protein molybdopterin-binding subunit, whose product MTTNKSTYNRRSFLKASLLSGGGMMLSVSWLSRVKAADKLQTLNLPEQWTELNGYIQITANNVVKLICPNPEFGQNVMTSLPMMVAEELDAEWKNVVVDMGPHDNAKLGPQFTGGSNSVRMYWKPLREAGAAARQMLCEAAAQSWGVSVAEVTTKAGMLHHASGKSAKYGEMASKAATLPVPKGVKLKAPKEFTIVRKPTRNVEGKKIVTGKPLFGLDYRTEGMLIAMIQHPPAFGMKLKSFDASQTLKMPGIKDVFTLKLYEDGFEQGGFDTRTFNELLVVVGKSTWEVMNARKKLKVDWEPAGDTKDTMAGRDGKRAVIVPGELESTSAQLEKFQEYAKKPAQLLRKDGDPETAFKNAAQIIERTYNAPFLAHNTMEPMNFFAHVTDEKALLVGPLQAPGWVEPTLSKILKLPADKIEIQMTRMGGGFGRRAYAHYMSEAALISRKVKAPIKLIYTREDDMTYGIYRPMYTATYRAALDANKNLIGFHVKGGGIPEHAIHANRFPAGAVDNYLAEGWEIPSNITIGAFRAPRSNFNAAAEQSFLDEVAEAMGKDPIEFRLELLKRAKENPVGKNNEYDADRYAGVLTLVRDKSGWNKPNNEKYHRGVAAYFCHNSYAAHVVDMVTRDGGPYVERVFSAMDCGIVVNPESATNMVQGAVVDGIGNAFYGALTHKNGAAEQSNFNNYRLIRHNEAPKKIEVHFVENDLDPTGLGEPPFPPVFGAVANALYKTNGKRQYNQPFNSQLDKRI is encoded by the coding sequence ATGACTACGAATAAATCGACTTATAACCGACGTTCTTTCTTAAAGGCTTCGCTGCTCTCAGGTGGGGGTATGATGCTCAGCGTTAGCTGGTTGTCAAGAGTTAAAGCCGCCGATAAGCTACAGACACTAAACCTGCCCGAACAATGGACCGAGCTCAATGGATACATTCAAATCACGGCCAACAACGTCGTTAAACTCATCTGCCCTAATCCTGAATTTGGTCAAAACGTCATGACGTCACTGCCCATGATGGTAGCCGAAGAATTGGACGCTGAATGGAAAAATGTGGTGGTTGACATGGGGCCGCACGATAACGCAAAATTAGGGCCTCAGTTTACGGGGGGCAGTAATTCGGTTCGTATGTACTGGAAACCACTCCGGGAAGCCGGGGCAGCCGCCCGGCAGATGTTATGCGAAGCAGCCGCACAATCCTGGGGAGTATCAGTAGCTGAAGTGACGACCAAAGCGGGTATGTTGCATCATGCGAGTGGGAAGTCGGCCAAGTATGGAGAAATGGCCAGTAAAGCCGCTACGCTTCCAGTTCCCAAAGGCGTGAAATTAAAAGCCCCGAAGGAGTTTACCATCGTTAGAAAACCGACCAGAAATGTTGAAGGCAAAAAGATAGTCACGGGCAAACCGCTGTTCGGTCTGGATTATCGGACTGAGGGGATGCTCATTGCCATGATTCAGCATCCGCCGGCCTTCGGAATGAAACTTAAATCGTTCGATGCGTCGCAGACCCTTAAAATGCCCGGCATCAAGGACGTTTTTACCCTGAAATTATATGAAGACGGGTTTGAGCAGGGTGGCTTCGATACCCGCACTTTCAACGAGTTGCTGGTGGTGGTGGGCAAATCGACCTGGGAGGTCATGAATGCCCGCAAAAAGCTAAAAGTGGATTGGGAACCGGCTGGCGATACCAAAGATACGATGGCCGGAAGGGATGGAAAACGGGCGGTTATCGTTCCGGGTGAACTAGAAAGTACCAGCGCCCAGCTGGAAAAGTTTCAGGAGTATGCTAAAAAGCCTGCTCAACTATTACGCAAAGACGGCGACCCCGAAACGGCCTTTAAAAATGCGGCCCAGATCATCGAACGCACGTACAATGCCCCATTCCTGGCGCACAATACGATGGAGCCGATGAATTTCTTCGCCCATGTAACGGATGAAAAAGCCCTGTTAGTAGGCCCGTTGCAGGCTCCGGGTTGGGTAGAGCCCACACTGTCAAAAATCCTGAAGCTGCCTGCCGACAAGATTGAGATTCAGATGACGCGGATGGGTGGGGGCTTTGGTCGCCGGGCGTATGCACATTATATGTCTGAAGCGGCATTGATTTCCAGAAAAGTAAAAGCGCCCATCAAACTGATCTACACCCGCGAAGATGATATGACCTATGGCATTTATCGTCCGATGTACACCGCAACGTATCGTGCCGCGCTGGATGCGAATAAAAACCTGATCGGATTCCACGTGAAAGGGGGCGGCATACCGGAGCATGCGATCCACGCCAATCGGTTCCCGGCCGGAGCCGTTGATAACTACCTGGCAGAAGGCTGGGAGATTCCGTCCAACATCACGATTGGCGCGTTCCGGGCTCCGCGCTCAAACTTCAACGCAGCCGCTGAGCAATCGTTTCTGGATGAAGTGGCTGAAGCAATGGGTAAGGACCCCATCGAGTTTCGGCTGGAACTCTTAAAACGGGCCAAAGAAAATCCCGTTGGCAAGAATAACGAGTATGACGCCGACCGGTATGCGGGTGTACTCACGCTGGTACGCGATAAGTCGGGCTGGAATAAACCTAACAATGAGAAGTACCATCGGGGCGTTGCCGCTTATTTCTGTCATAATTCATACGCGGCCCATGTGGTCGATATGGTGACCCGCGATGGCGGGCCGTATGTGGAGCGGGTATTCAGCGCGATGGACTGTGGTATTGTAGTAAACCCGGAATCTGCCACGAATATGGTACAGGGAGCAGTAGTCGACGGAATTGGCAACGCATTTTATGGGGCTTTAACGCACAAAAATGGTGCTGCCGAGCAAAGTAACTTCAACAATTATCGGCTCATTCGGCATAACGAAGCACCAAAGAAGATTGAGGTTCACTTCGTCGAAAATGACCTCGACCCAACCGGGCTAGGGGAGCCGCCATTCCCACCCGTGTTTGGCGCAGTAGCCAATGCATTGTACAAAACTAACGGCAAGCGACAATATAATCAGCCGTTTAATTCCCAATTGGATAAACGGATTTAA
- a CDS encoding (2Fe-2S)-binding protein, giving the protein MAKYSLKINGKIRQLDVDPSTPMLWVLRDHLDMPGTKYGCGIAQCGACTVHLNGTAVRSCQLPISAVGKEAITTIEGLSATGEHLVQKAWLEHDVAQCGYCQSGQIMSAASLLKTNPKPTDEDIDLAMSGNICRCGTYLRIKEAIKSAAKEGVASSTRK; this is encoded by the coding sequence GTGGCAAAATATAGCTTGAAAATCAACGGTAAAATCAGGCAGCTGGACGTCGATCCGTCCACGCCCATGCTTTGGGTTTTACGCGATCATCTGGACATGCCCGGCACCAAATATGGCTGCGGAATCGCTCAGTGCGGGGCCTGCACGGTTCATTTGAACGGAACGGCCGTACGGTCCTGCCAACTACCCATTTCTGCCGTAGGCAAGGAAGCCATCACCACCATCGAAGGGCTGTCGGCTACGGGTGAGCATCTGGTACAAAAAGCATGGCTCGAACACGATGTGGCTCAATGTGGCTACTGTCAGTCGGGGCAAATAATGAGCGCGGCTTCGCTGCTAAAGACCAATCCCAAGCCCACCGATGAGGACATCGATCTAGCCATGAGCGGCAACATCTGTCGGTGTGGCACGTATCTGCGCATCAAAGAGGCCATCAAATCGGCGGCAAAAGAAGGAGTTGCGTCATCCACCCGTAAATAA
- a CDS encoding L-dopachrome tautomerase-related protein: protein MKIAYLIGFMTLTNLSLNAQSGQSPDLETVAEFGKHQPIGVGVSQEKRIFITFPKNRENYDYGLAEIVAGKRVPYPNAEWNKWDSLNPQNRFINVQALFVDQTNALWVLDPANPADEPPISAGIKLMKINLATNQVETIYRFDDLPRERTGLNDIQVDTRRQVAYLSDPKRSAIVVLDLKTGKSRTVLEGDKSTKADPEFKLKIDGQEVKDDKGKPFSSNVNGIALTRDFTYLYFRAINQTRLYRIATEFLNNLALSPAEVSSHVETMAETGVSHGMVADKAGNVYLTDSPTKAVRYLTPGRELKTLVRDSRLLWPDSFAVGTDGYLYLTAAQIHRTKRYNNGQDKVDYPFRLYRMKLPNQ from the coding sequence ATGAAAATTGCTTATTTGATTGGCTTCATGACACTCACGAATCTGTCACTGAATGCTCAGTCAGGACAATCCCCTGATTTGGAAACGGTTGCCGAGTTTGGCAAACATCAGCCCATTGGCGTGGGTGTGTCGCAGGAAAAGCGCATCTTTATCACCTTCCCGAAGAACAGAGAAAACTACGATTATGGACTGGCCGAGATCGTAGCAGGAAAACGAGTGCCGTACCCAAATGCCGAATGGAATAAATGGGACTCACTGAATCCACAAAACCGATTCATCAATGTGCAGGCCCTTTTCGTTGACCAGACAAACGCTCTCTGGGTACTTGACCCGGCAAACCCGGCCGACGAACCGCCTATATCAGCCGGCATTAAGTTGATGAAGATTAACCTGGCAACGAATCAGGTTGAGACGATTTATCGGTTTGACGACCTGCCCCGCGAACGCACCGGCCTGAACGATATACAGGTCGACACGCGTCGGCAGGTAGCTTATTTATCTGATCCAAAAAGGTCGGCTATTGTGGTGCTGGATTTAAAAACGGGCAAAAGCCGTACCGTGCTGGAAGGGGACAAATCGACTAAAGCCGACCCGGAGTTCAAGCTCAAGATTGATGGACAGGAAGTTAAAGACGATAAAGGAAAGCCCTTCAGCAGTAACGTAAACGGCATTGCCCTTACCCGTGATTTTACCTATCTATATTTCAGGGCCATCAACCAGACCAGGCTGTATCGCATTGCCACGGAATTCCTCAACAACCTTGCCCTGTCGCCCGCAGAGGTATCTTCGCATGTCGAAACTATGGCCGAGACGGGTGTTTCGCACGGTATGGTTGCCGATAAAGCCGGAAACGTATACCTGACCGACTCGCCTACTAAGGCCGTTCGATACCTGACGCCGGGTCGTGAACTTAAAACGCTCGTCCGCGACAGTCGTTTGCTCTGGCCCGACAGCTTCGCCGTTGGCACTGACGGTTATTTATACCTGACAGCCGCCCAGATTCACCGTACCAAACGGTACAATAATGGGCAGGACAAGGTCGATTATCCGTTCCGGCTGTATCGAATGAAGTTGCCGAATCAATAG
- a CDS encoding aldo/keto reductase → METRTLGKSGLQVSALGLGCMGLSYGYDPATDKQDAIQLLRAAFDKGVTFFDTAEAYGPFANEELLGEALQPFRNEIVIATKFGFVNGDSTKGLDSRPERIRQVAEEALKRLRTDRIDLFYQHRVDPNVPMEDVAGTVKELILEGKVKHFGLSEAGAASIRKAHAVQPVAALQSEYSLWWREPEKEILPTLKELGIGFVPFSPLGKGFLTGKIDENTQFDKTDFRNVVPRFSEENRKANQKLVDLLGDIARQKEDTPAQIALAWLLAQKPWIVPIPGTTKLHRLEENVGAAAITLSADDINQIDTAFAAIPVQGDRYPAHLLKRVGN, encoded by the coding sequence ATGGAAACAAGAACACTAGGAAAAAGCGGTCTGCAAGTGTCTGCACTGGGCTTAGGTTGCATGGGCTTAAGCTATGGCTATGATCCCGCAACAGACAAACAGGATGCCATTCAATTACTTCGTGCCGCTTTCGACAAGGGTGTCACCTTTTTCGATACGGCGGAAGCTTATGGTCCATTTGCAAACGAAGAACTGTTGGGAGAAGCTTTGCAGCCTTTCCGCAACGAGATAGTGATTGCTACTAAATTTGGCTTTGTGAATGGCGACTCCACCAAAGGGCTGGACAGCCGTCCCGAACGTATCCGGCAGGTGGCCGAAGAAGCTCTGAAACGATTAAGAACCGACCGGATCGACTTATTTTACCAGCACCGCGTTGACCCGAACGTACCTATGGAGGATGTTGCCGGAACGGTGAAAGAACTGATTCTGGAAGGCAAGGTGAAGCATTTTGGCCTGAGCGAAGCGGGTGCAGCGTCGATTCGGAAAGCCCACGCCGTACAGCCCGTAGCCGCCTTGCAAAGCGAGTATTCGCTCTGGTGGCGGGAACCGGAAAAGGAAATACTACCGACGCTGAAAGAATTAGGCATCGGCTTCGTTCCATTCAGCCCCCTTGGCAAAGGATTTCTAACGGGAAAAATTGACGAGAACACGCAGTTCGACAAGACCGATTTCCGCAATGTGGTGCCCCGATTCTCGGAGGAGAACCGAAAAGCCAACCAAAAGCTTGTGGACTTGCTGGGTGACATTGCCAGGCAAAAAGAGGACACACCAGCTCAAATTGCCCTAGCCTGGTTGCTGGCCCAGAAACCCTGGATCGTACCGATTCCCGGCACGACCAAACTACATAGGTTAGAAGAAAACGTTGGCGCTGCGGCAATTACCCTATCCGCTGATGATATTAATCAGATAGATACAGCCTTTGCCGCGATTCCGGTACAAGGCGACCGCTATCCGGCACACCTGCTAAAGCGGGTGGGTAATTAA